Proteins co-encoded in one Dreissena polymorpha isolate Duluth1 chromosome 12, UMN_Dpol_1.0, whole genome shotgun sequence genomic window:
- the LOC127852715 gene encoding galanin receptor 2a-like — protein sequence MDATTQFASNVTLINVTEQETFNTTLSNVSEWKFPPVGYMYYVDMSALLWRVIPSFLISIGTIGNAMTIFVLLRQKKMTSTAMFLFALALSDTFVLFSAVLPDLVLHTWGVDIKMLSNPGCKAIAYLTFCSIQLSSWLIVAVTLERTACVLFPHKVRLGCSPRNAVLIIVTIVLAVFGINIIILVEFDVNNCACTPSTKEYYDLLEYVYGWIDFTLTFGAPFPLLLVGNVIIVVQLARSRRQRMNISGQARDTRPVSILMIGLCVLFLVVMTPVSVFLLYSPYQWEQHFALASVDPYTTLYDTAYFYFLYDVAILVCYFNYTFNFASTCSAAQSSAQS from the coding sequence ATGGATGCAACTACACAATTTGCTAGTAATGTGACATTGATAAACGTTACAGAACAGGAAACGTTCAACACGACGTTATCAAATGTTTCCGAATGGAAGTTTCCGCCGGTCGGTTACATGTACTATGTAGACATGAGTGCGCTGCTCTGGAGGGTGATTCCGTCATTTCTTATTTCCATTGGAACGATCGGAAACGCTATGACTATTTTTGTGCTGCTTCGTCAGAAGAAGATGACGTCAACGGCGATGTTCCTGTTTGCTCTGGCGCTTTCAGATACGTTCGTGTTGTTCAGCGCAGTTCTGCCAGACTTGGTGTTACATACCTGGGGCGTTGACATCAAGATGCTGAGTAACCCCGGGTGTAAAGCGATAGCTTACCTTACATTCTGCAGCATCCAGCTCTCCTCGTGGCTGATCGTGGCTGTAACGCTCGAGAGAACAGCGTGTGTGCTCTTCCCGCATAAAGTGAGACTGGGTTGTTCCCCACGAAACGCTGTGTTGATCATCGTCACTATAGTTCTAGCCGTGTTCGGAATTAATATCATAATACTCGTGGAATTTGATGTGAATAATTGCGCATGCACCCCGTCCACGAAGGAATACTACGACCTATTAGAATACGTTTACGGATGGATCGACTTCACGTTAACGTTCGGCGCGCCGTTCCCGCTTCTTCTCGTTGGCAACGTCATCATCGTAGTGCAGCTCGCGCGTTCAAGACGTCAGCGGATGAACATTTCCGGTCAGGCACGCGACACGCGTCCAGTTTCGATTCTAATGATTGGGCTATGCGTGCTGTTCCTCGTCGTGATGACACCAGTGTCTGTCTTTTTGTTGTATTCCCCCTACCAATGGGAGCAGCATTTTGCGCTCGCGTCAGTTGATCCTTACACGACCTTGTACGATACCGCGTATTTTTATTTCCTTTACGATGTTGCCATTCTGGTCTGCTACTTCAACTACACCTTCAACTTTGCATCTACGTGTTCAGCGGCTCAAAGTTCCGCGCAGAGCTGA